Proteins encoded within one genomic window of Thermococcus celer Vu 13 = JCM 8558:
- a CDS encoding glycosyltransferase family 4 protein has translation MRILMVGHYPPHGGGVANHLDNLVRELRKRHEVHVLTYGPVRPRDFEREFVHTVRVPPVYGLRGTGFAFLGSKRIAELHRRFNFDLIHAHFVGTTSFAGVLAKGKTGLPLVVTAHGSDLEHTAELTLGRFYVKKSLLEADAVIAVSHWLARKALSLGAPSVKVIPNGVRPLEEEKGKREYITYIGALRDYKGPETFVELARVFPGEKFLVVGEGPLKRKLQSLAPPNVRFTGYRHDVGTILSRSKLLVLPSRREGFGLVVLEANSLGVPAVGRRVSAIPELVREGKNGLTFGDFDELVGAVKRLLEPKENAKAGRMGREVASAYSWETVAKEVEAVYESLLR, from the coding sequence ATGAGGATTCTGATGGTAGGACACTACCCGCCGCACGGTGGTGGGGTCGCGAATCACCTGGACAACCTCGTCAGGGAACTGAGGAAGAGGCACGAGGTTCACGTCCTGACCTACGGGCCGGTGAGACCGAGGGACTTTGAGAGGGAGTTCGTGCACACGGTTCGCGTTCCTCCCGTTTACGGCCTGAGGGGGACGGGCTTCGCCTTCCTCGGGTCAAAGAGGATAGCGGAACTTCACAGAAGGTTCAATTTCGACCTTATCCACGCCCACTTCGTCGGCACGACGAGCTTCGCCGGCGTTCTGGCGAAGGGGAAAACGGGCCTGCCCCTCGTCGTAACCGCCCACGGCAGCGACCTCGAGCACACGGCCGAGCTAACCCTTGGTAGGTTCTACGTGAAGAAAAGCCTCCTCGAGGCGGACGCGGTCATAGCCGTCAGCCACTGGCTGGCCCGGAAGGCCCTCTCGCTCGGGGCCCCGTCCGTTAAAGTCATACCCAACGGCGTCAGACCGCTCGAGGAAGAAAAGGGCAAGAGGGAGTACATAACTTACATAGGAGCCCTCCGCGACTACAAGGGGCCCGAGACCTTCGTGGAGCTGGCGCGCGTGTTTCCCGGGGAGAAGTTCCTCGTGGTAGGAGAGGGCCCCCTCAAACGGAAGCTTCAATCCCTCGCCCCGCCCAACGTCCGGTTCACGGGCTACAGGCACGACGTCGGGACGATACTCTCAAGGAGCAAGCTCCTGGTTCTCCCGTCCAGGAGGGAAGGCTTCGGGCTGGTCGTCCTCGAGGCCAACTCCCTCGGCGTCCCGGCCGTCGGGAGGAGGGTCAGCGCGATACCAGAGCTCGTACGCGAGGGCAAGAACGGCCTGACCTTCGGGGACTTTGACGAACTCGTGGGGGCAGTTAAGAGGCTCCTCGAACCGAAGGAAAACGCGAAGGCGGGAAGGATGGGGAGAGAGGTGGCCTCGGCTTACTCGTGGGAAACCGTCGCTAAAGAAGTCGAGGCGGTCTACGAATCCCTTTTGAGATAG
- a CDS encoding cell wall-binding repeat-containing protein encodes MILKKGLVIIIGFMFMLGGVPLGGASGGMKLVILVSDNEADSAVAQNVADLLGAQLIVSPWGTYDPAASAEILSIDPDRVIIIGGPVAVPEEYTEDLEEFGIPYERWYGETRYETNLAVIEGLRDEFPAVFGEIKTVVLSNGRDVLAMEKYLEAMKLDPQGFEGKPILVLTDEGKENLTMAALEGFRGIVEVRYLATHLGMGGTAFPLNRDKLGDWMRSRFSGYEERILTFSPEGDEVHALLLSVQNKTERAGELLDGLQVPAAIKRLERAKEALQMAWDAYNSGEYSEAYRLAVVADFNADFVISRAYSEMRTVYQGSVRMRLEIEIHRLEIMVNVLRGKGYDVSELESLIAQAEKALSRGQYSLLLNDIIPRIRHGMKALRTGKTSYGGGNAGRKGGRP; translated from the coding sequence GTGATACTGAAAAAGGGGCTCGTAATCATCATTGGTTTCATGTTCATGCTCGGGGGAGTTCCCCTCGGGGGCGCGAGCGGCGGGATGAAACTGGTCATCCTCGTGAGCGACAACGAGGCCGATTCAGCGGTCGCCCAAAACGTGGCGGACCTCCTCGGGGCCCAACTAATCGTGAGCCCGTGGGGTACGTACGATCCCGCGGCGAGCGCCGAGATCCTCAGCATCGACCCGGACAGGGTCATAATAATCGGGGGCCCCGTTGCCGTTCCCGAGGAGTACACGGAGGACCTGGAGGAATTTGGGATCCCGTACGAACGCTGGTACGGCGAGACGAGGTACGAAACGAACCTCGCGGTGATAGAGGGGCTCAGGGACGAGTTTCCGGCGGTGTTCGGCGAAATAAAAACGGTCGTCCTCTCCAACGGCCGGGATGTCCTCGCCATGGAGAAATACCTCGAGGCCATGAAGCTGGATCCCCAGGGATTCGAGGGGAAGCCGATCCTCGTCCTCACCGACGAGGGGAAGGAAAACCTGACGATGGCGGCGCTGGAAGGCTTCAGAGGCATAGTGGAGGTCAGGTACCTGGCCACCCATCTGGGCATGGGGGGGACCGCGTTCCCCCTCAACAGGGATAAGCTGGGGGACTGGATGAGGTCACGTTTCTCAGGCTACGAGGAGAGGATCCTCACCTTCTCCCCCGAGGGGGATGAGGTTCACGCCCTCCTCCTCAGCGTCCAGAACAAAACCGAGCGTGCCGGGGAACTCCTCGATGGACTGCAGGTACCCGCCGCGATAAAGAGGCTTGAGAGGGCTAAGGAAGCCCTCCAGATGGCGTGGGACGCCTACAATTCCGGCGAATACTCCGAGGCGTACAGACTCGCGGTGGTCGCGGATTTCAACGCGGACTTCGTCATATCCCGCGCCTACAGCGAGATGAGAACCGTGTACCAGGGATCCGTAAGAATGCGGCTTGAAATCGAGATACACAGGCTGGAGATAATGGTGAATGTCCTCAGGGGAAAGGGCTACGATGTAAGCGAGCTGGAATCCCTCATCGCCCAGGCCGAAAAGGCGCTCAGCAGGGGCCAGTACTCCCTCCTGCTCAACGACATCATACCCCGCATCAGACACGGGATGAAGGCTTTGAGAACGGGTAAAACCTCCTATGGTGGCGGAAACGCGGGAAGAAAAGGGGGAAGACCATAA
- a CDS encoding L-threonylcarbamoyladenylate synthase yields the protein MTVVINMRDGVDEEKIRIAARFILRGELVAFPTETVYGLGADALNEKAVRKIFEAKKRPADNPLIIHIARLDDLERIAREVPPEARLLAERFWPGPLTLVLPKGEDVPDVTTGGLDTVAVRMPAHPIALSLIRASTPIAAPSANVSGKPSPTLAEHVVDDFYGRIACIIDGGETEIGVESTVLDLSSERPTLLRPGGLPLEEIEKVVGGVEVHPAVEGKPVDVARSPGMKYRHYSPSAQVVVVEGAREKVRRKIGELVEEYRSKGLRVGVMATETHDADEFFHLGKTEREVARNLFKALRELDKRGVDVIIAEGVEERGLGLAVMNRLKKAAGYRIVRA from the coding sequence ATGACGGTTGTAATCAACATGCGGGACGGGGTGGACGAGGAGAAGATAAGGATAGCCGCGAGGTTCATACTTCGGGGAGAGCTCGTTGCGTTTCCAACCGAAACGGTGTACGGCCTCGGCGCGGATGCGCTCAACGAAAAAGCGGTTAGAAAAATCTTCGAGGCCAAGAAAAGACCAGCGGACAACCCGCTGATAATCCACATAGCGAGATTGGACGACCTCGAGAGGATCGCCCGGGAGGTACCGCCGGAGGCGAGGCTATTGGCCGAGAGGTTCTGGCCCGGACCTTTAACCCTCGTTCTGCCGAAGGGGGAAGACGTTCCGGACGTCACCACCGGCGGCCTCGACACGGTCGCGGTTAGAATGCCCGCCCACCCGATAGCTCTCTCCCTGATAAGGGCCAGCACCCCGATAGCGGCACCCTCGGCGAACGTGAGCGGGAAGCCCAGCCCGACGCTGGCGGAGCACGTGGTGGACGACTTCTACGGGCGGATAGCGTGCATAATAGACGGGGGTGAAACCGAGATAGGCGTTGAGTCGACCGTCCTTGATCTGAGCTCGGAGAGGCCGACGCTGCTGAGGCCCGGAGGTCTCCCACTGGAGGAGATAGAGAAGGTCGTAGGAGGGGTGGAGGTGCACCCCGCGGTTGAAGGGAAGCCCGTTGACGTGGCCCGCTCACCGGGCATGAAGTACAGGCATTACTCCCCCAGCGCCCAGGTTGTGGTGGTTGAAGGGGCGAGGGAGAAGGTGAGGCGAAAGATAGGGGAACTCGTTGAGGAGTACCGTTCAAAGGGCCTGCGCGTCGGCGTCATGGCCACGGAGACCCACGATGCCGACGAGTTCTTCCACCTCGGTAAGACGGAGAGGGAAGTGGCCAGAAACCTGTTCAAGGCCCTCAGGGAGCTTGATAAGCGCGGGGTGGACGTGATAATCGCGGAGGGGGTTGAGGAGAGGGGCCTCGGCCTCGCAGTTATGAACCGGCTGAAGAAGGCGGCCGGGTACAGGATAGTTCGGGCATAG